In the Streptomyces sp. NBC_00525 genome, one interval contains:
- a CDS encoding ABC transporter ATP-binding protein, with the protein MTTMSTAHRATAVAARATELSKVYGEGETRVTALDRVTVDFPQGEFTAIMGPSGSGKSTLMHCVAGLDSFSGGSVRIGETELGSLKDKQLTQLRRDKIGFIFQAFNLLPTLTALENITLPMDIAGRKPDQEWLGRVIEMVGLSDRLGHRPTELSGGQQQRVAVARALASRPEIIFGDEPTGNLDSRSGAEVLGFLRNSVRELGQTVVMVTHDPVAASYADRVIFLADGSIVDQMIRPTADGVLDRMKAFDAKGRTS; encoded by the coding sequence GTGACCACCATGTCCACCGCTCACCGCGCCACCGCGGTGGCCGCCCGCGCCACGGAACTGTCGAAGGTCTACGGCGAGGGCGAGACACGCGTGACCGCCCTCGACCGGGTCACCGTGGACTTCCCGCAGGGCGAGTTCACCGCGATCATGGGCCCGTCCGGCTCCGGCAAGTCCACGCTGATGCACTGTGTGGCCGGTCTGGACAGCTTCAGCGGCGGTTCGGTGCGCATCGGCGAGACGGAGCTCGGCTCCCTCAAGGACAAGCAGCTCACCCAGCTCCGCCGGGACAAGATCGGCTTCATCTTCCAGGCGTTCAACCTGCTGCCGACGCTGACCGCCCTGGAGAACATCACGCTCCCGATGGACATCGCCGGCCGCAAGCCCGACCAGGAGTGGCTGGGCCGGGTCATCGAGATGGTGGGCCTCTCCGACCGGCTCGGGCACCGCCCCACCGAACTCTCCGGCGGCCAGCAGCAGCGCGTGGCGGTGGCCCGAGCGCTGGCCTCCCGGCCCGAGATCATCTTCGGGGACGAGCCCACCGGCAACCTCGACTCGCGCTCCGGCGCCGAGGTCCTCGGCTTCCTCCGCAACTCCGTGCGCGAACTGGGCCAGACCGTGGTGATGGTGACGCACGACCCGGTCGCCGCCTCCTACGCGGACCGGGTCATCTTCCTGGCGGACGGGTCGATCGTGGACCAGATGATCCGCCCCACCGCCGACGGGGTGCTCGACCGGATGAAGGCATTCGACGCCAAGGGCCGCACCAGCTGA
- a CDS encoding ABC transporter permease codes for MFRTALRNVLAHKARLLMTILAVTLGVAFVSGTLVFTDTLGNAFRNQSAKSYDGIAVAVTTYADQRDNDDRAVDEATLEKIRALDGVASATGRVDGFAGVADPDGKLIGNGWSNAGANFAPGEDGRDPAYDFTSGKGPVEPGGVALDKDTARKGEYEVGDTVRVATNGPVKEYTLTGIFTTEDGAVNAGGSLVLFDTPVAQKLFLRPGEFKDVSVAAAPGASDEKLLAAVKPLLPEGADAKTGTARADEQAKDIEKQLNGINWVLLSFAGVALFVGVFLIANTFTMLVAQRTKELALLRAVGASRRQVKRSVLLEAAVVGLSASVIGFALGLGLAVGLRSAMGLLGGKIPAGPLVVAPLTFAAAFTVGVLITVLAAWLPARRAAKIPPVAAMNSATAVATVRSLVVRNTIGGIITLLGAAGILGGAATGGTSGRLLVGGGTFLALIGIIILIPLLSRPVIALVRPLLMRLFGVSGKLAAQNAVRNPRRTGATASALAIGLTLVTGISVLGVTLGHAVDKLTTDNIKADYMVSMAGGDPLDESALTALEKAKGVTAVSPQQNVWLTVGDSGVSASGVTPGDVQQVLAVDTVAGSLDSLEKGEIAVAEKTAKSRGWKPGDTVRVTFHDKKKGTLRIGALYTDNEFLSPVLVPRSVIAPHEPKGDIREIWVKTEGGASAANEQALVDALGGNPGMSVMDRQDIRDMFGGSVNLIMNIMYGLLGMALIIAVLGVVNTLAMSVFERQQEIGMLRAIGLDRRRVKRMIRLEAVVISLFGAVVGIGLGLFLGWAIGRTVSASIPQYVLVVPWDRIALFLLLAGAVGVLAALWPARSAARLNMLTAIKTE; via the coding sequence ATGTTCCGAACCGCCCTGCGCAATGTGCTCGCGCACAAGGCCAGACTGCTGATGACGATCCTCGCCGTGACCCTCGGCGTGGCCTTCGTCTCCGGCACCCTGGTCTTCACCGACACCCTCGGCAACGCCTTCCGCAACCAGTCGGCCAAGAGCTACGACGGCATCGCCGTCGCCGTCACCACCTACGCCGACCAGCGCGACAACGACGACCGCGCCGTCGACGAAGCCACCCTGGAGAAGATCCGGGCCCTGGACGGCGTCGCCTCCGCGACCGGCCGGGTGGACGGCTTCGCCGGGGTCGCCGACCCCGACGGCAAGCTCATCGGCAACGGCTGGTCCAACGCCGGCGCCAACTTCGCCCCCGGCGAGGACGGCCGGGACCCCGCGTACGACTTCACCTCGGGCAAGGGCCCCGTGGAGCCCGGCGGGGTCGCGCTGGACAAGGACACCGCGCGGAAGGGCGAGTACGAGGTCGGCGACACCGTGCGCGTCGCCACCAACGGGCCGGTGAAGGAATACACCCTGACCGGGATCTTCACCACCGAGGACGGCGCGGTCAACGCCGGCGGCAGCCTGGTCCTCTTCGACACACCCGTCGCCCAGAAGCTGTTCCTGCGCCCCGGCGAGTTCAAGGACGTCTCCGTCGCCGCCGCGCCCGGCGCCTCCGACGAGAAGCTGCTGGCGGCCGTGAAGCCGCTGCTGCCCGAGGGCGCCGACGCCAAGACGGGCACGGCCCGCGCGGACGAGCAGGCGAAGGACATCGAGAAGCAGCTCAACGGGATCAACTGGGTGCTGCTCTCCTTCGCGGGCGTCGCCCTGTTCGTCGGCGTCTTCCTGATCGCCAACACCTTCACCATGCTGGTCGCCCAGCGCACCAAGGAGCTGGCCCTGCTGCGCGCCGTCGGCGCCTCCCGCCGCCAGGTCAAGCGCTCGGTGCTCCTGGAAGCCGCCGTGGTCGGCCTCAGCGCCTCCGTGATCGGCTTCGCGCTCGGCCTCGGGCTCGCCGTCGGGCTGCGCTCGGCCATGGGTCTGCTGGGCGGCAAGATCCCGGCCGGTCCGCTGGTCGTCGCCCCGCTCACCTTCGCCGCCGCCTTCACGGTCGGTGTCCTGATCACCGTGCTGGCCGCCTGGCTGCCCGCCCGCCGGGCCGCGAAGATCCCCCCGGTCGCCGCGATGAACAGCGCGACCGCGGTGGCCACGGTCAGGTCCCTGGTCGTGCGCAACACCATCGGCGGCATCATCACGCTGCTGGGCGCCGCCGGCATCCTCGGCGGCGCGGCCACGGGCGGGACCTCCGGCCGGCTGCTCGTCGGGGGCGGCACGTTCCTGGCGCTGATCGGCATCATCATCCTGATCCCGCTGCTGTCCCGCCCGGTGATCGCCCTGGTGCGCCCGCTGCTGATGCGGCTGTTCGGGGTGTCCGGCAAGCTCGCCGCGCAGAACGCGGTCCGCAACCCCCGGCGCACCGGTGCCACCGCCTCCGCGCTGGCGATCGGCCTCACCCTGGTCACCGGCATCTCGGTGCTCGGGGTCACCCTCGGCCACGCGGTCGACAAGCTGACCACGGACAACATCAAGGCCGACTACATGGTCTCGATGGCCGGCGGCGACCCGCTCGACGAGTCCGCGCTGACCGCGCTGGAGAAGGCGAAGGGCGTCACCGCCGTCTCGCCCCAGCAGAACGTCTGGCTGACGGTCGGCGACAGCGGCGTCTCGGCGTCCGGGGTCACGCCGGGCGACGTGCAGCAGGTCCTCGCCGTCGACACCGTCGCCGGTTCGCTCGACTCGCTGGAGAAGGGCGAGATCGCCGTCGCGGAGAAGACCGCGAAGTCGCGGGGCTGGAAGCCCGGTGACACCGTCCGGGTCACCTTCCACGACAAGAAGAAGGGCACGCTCAGGATCGGCGCCCTCTACACGGACAACGAGTTCCTCTCGCCGGTCCTCGTCCCCCGCTCCGTCATCGCTCCGCACGAGCCCAAGGGCGACATCCGGGAGATCTGGGTCAAGACGGAGGGCGGCGCGAGCGCGGCCAACGAACAGGCCCTGGTGGACGCGCTGGGCGGCAACCCGGGCATGAGCGTCATGGACCGCCAGGACATCCGGGACATGTTCGGCGGCAGCGTCAACCTCATCATGAACATCATGTACGGGCTGCTCGGCATGGCCCTGATCATCGCGGTGCTCGGGGTCGTCAACACCCTGGCCATGTCGGTGTTCGAGCGCCAGCAGGAGATCGGCATGCTGCGGGCCATCGGCCTGGACCGGCGCCGCGTCAAGCGGATGATCCGGCTGGAGGCGGTCGTCATCTCGCTGTTCGGCGCGGTGGTCGGCATCGGGCTCGGGCTGTTCCTCGGCTGGGCGATCGGCCGGACCGTGTCCGCGAGCATCCCGCAGTACGTCCTGGTCGTCCCGTGGGACCGGATCGCGCTGTTCCTGCTGCTGGCCGGTGCGGTGGGCGTACTGGCCGCCCTGTGGCCGGCCCGCAGCGCCGCCAGGCTCAACATGCTGACGGCCATCAAGACCGAGTAG
- a CDS encoding cyclopropane-fatty-acyl-phospholipid synthase family protein has protein sequence MADAALRLTALAQELLGQPLPVRVRAWDGSEAGPPGAPVLVVKHRRALRRLLWKPGELGLARAWVAGELDIDGDLYEALDLMAGLLWERGDGANAKGGLGAVRDPRVRAAAGEFLKLAGPGLPPAPPPEEVRGRSGTRHTKRRDKQAISHHYDVGNDFYALVLGPSMVYSCAYWEDAGTLEGAQRDKLDLVCRKLALKKGDRLLDVGCGWGSMAIHAAREYGARVTGVTLSAEQAAYARKRIADEGLADLIDIRVQDYRDVRDGPYDAISSIGMAEHVGSARYREYADDLYALLKPGGRLLNHQIGRRPERDESAYEIDAFIDAYVFPDGELAPVGRTLSILEDAGFEARDVEALREHYALTLRQWVTNLERDWARAVRLVSPGRARVWRLYMAASALSFERNRIGVNQILAVRPEEDGASRMPLRARVWRADATA, from the coding sequence ATGGCAGACGCCGCATTGCGGCTGACCGCTCTCGCCCAGGAGTTGCTGGGACAACCCCTACCGGTCCGCGTCCGGGCCTGGGACGGCAGCGAGGCCGGACCGCCCGGCGCCCCCGTCCTCGTCGTCAAGCACCGCCGCGCCCTGCGCCGGCTGCTGTGGAAACCGGGCGAACTCGGCCTCGCCCGCGCCTGGGTGGCCGGCGAACTCGACATCGACGGCGACCTGTACGAGGCCCTGGACCTGATGGCCGGGCTCCTCTGGGAGCGCGGCGACGGCGCGAACGCGAAGGGGGGCCTCGGAGCGGTACGCGACCCACGCGTGCGGGCCGCCGCCGGGGAGTTCCTGAAACTGGCCGGCCCCGGGCTCCCGCCCGCCCCGCCCCCCGAAGAGGTGCGCGGCCGCAGCGGCACCCGGCACACCAAGCGCCGCGACAAGCAGGCCATCAGCCACCACTACGACGTGGGCAACGACTTCTACGCCCTGGTCCTCGGGCCCTCCATGGTCTACTCCTGCGCCTACTGGGAGGACGCCGGAACGCTGGAGGGGGCCCAGCGCGACAAGCTCGACCTGGTCTGCCGCAAGCTCGCGCTCAAGAAGGGCGACCGCCTGCTCGACGTCGGCTGTGGCTGGGGCTCCATGGCCATCCACGCCGCCCGCGAGTACGGCGCCCGCGTCACCGGCGTGACCCTCTCCGCCGAACAGGCCGCCTACGCCAGGAAGCGTATCGCCGACGAGGGCCTCGCCGACCTGATCGACATCCGCGTCCAGGACTACCGGGACGTCCGCGACGGGCCCTACGACGCGATCTCCTCCATCGGCATGGCCGAGCACGTCGGCTCCGCCCGCTACCGCGAGTACGCCGACGACCTCTACGCCCTCCTCAAGCCCGGCGGGCGCCTGCTCAACCACCAGATCGGCCGCCGCCCGGAGCGGGACGAGTCCGCCTACGAGATCGACGCCTTCATCGACGCCTACGTCTTCCCGGACGGGGAACTGGCCCCGGTCGGCCGGACCCTGTCCATCCTGGAGGACGCCGGCTTCGAGGCCAGGGACGTCGAGGCGCTGCGCGAGCACTACGCGCTGACGCTGCGGCAGTGGGTCACCAACCTGGAGCGCGACTGGGCGCGCGCCGTGCGGCTGGTCTCGCCCGGCCGGGCCAGGGTCTGGCGGCTGTACATGGCCGCCTCCGCGCTCTCCTTCGAACGCAACCGGATCGGCGTCAACCAGATCCTGGCGGTGCGCCCCGAGGAGGACGGCGCCTCGCGGATGCCACTGCGCGCCCGCGTCTGGCGGGCCGACGCGACGGCCTGA
- a CDS encoding NAD(P)/FAD-dependent oxidoreductase, producing the protein MSTTERPRILVVGGGYVGLYAARRILKKMRYGEATVTVVDPRSYMTYQPFLPEAAAGSISPRHVVVPLRRVLPKAEVLTGRVTTIDQDRKVATVAPLVGESYELPFDYLVIALGAVSRTFPIPGLAEQGIGMKGIEEAIGLRNHVLEQLDKADSTTDEDVRRKALTFVFVGGGFAGAETIGEVEDMARDAAKYYTNVKREDMRFILVDAADKILPEVGPKLGTWGREHLESRGVEVFLSTSMDSCVDGHVVLKNGLEVDSNTIVWTAGVKPNPALARFGLPLGPRGHVDTSEKLQVQGTDYIWAAGDNAQIPDVVGRKAGNPNAWCPPNAQHALRQAKVLGDNVISGMRGFPQAEYSHANKGAVAGLGLHKGVAMIVMGKMKIKLKGRLAWYMHRGYHGLAMPTWNRKIRIFADWTLAMFLKREVVSLGAMETPREEFYEAAKPAPAPAAAKPVGEKAKAS; encoded by the coding sequence ATGAGCACCACGGAGCGTCCCAGGATCCTCGTAGTAGGCGGTGGGTACGTAGGCCTGTACGCAGCTCGGCGCATCCTCAAGAAGATGCGCTACGGCGAGGCGACCGTCACGGTCGTCGACCCCCGGTCGTACATGACCTACCAGCCCTTCCTCCCCGAAGCTGCTGCCGGCAGCATCTCGCCTCGGCATGTCGTCGTCCCGCTGCGACGCGTCCTGCCCAAGGCCGAGGTCCTCACCGGCCGCGTCACCACCATCGACCAGGACCGCAAGGTCGCCACGGTCGCGCCGCTGGTCGGCGAGTCCTACGAGCTGCCCTTCGACTACCTCGTCATCGCGCTCGGCGCGGTCTCCCGCACCTTCCCGATCCCCGGCCTCGCCGAACAGGGCATCGGCATGAAGGGCATCGAGGAGGCCATCGGCCTGCGCAACCACGTCCTGGAGCAGCTGGACAAGGCCGACTCCACGACCGACGAGGACGTCCGCCGCAAGGCCCTCACCTTCGTCTTCGTGGGCGGCGGGTTCGCCGGCGCGGAGACCATCGGCGAGGTCGAGGACATGGCCCGCGACGCGGCCAAGTACTACACCAACGTGAAGCGCGAGGACATGCGCTTCATCCTCGTCGACGCCGCCGACAAGATCCTCCCCGAGGTCGGCCCGAAGCTCGGCACCTGGGGCCGCGAGCACCTGGAGTCCCGCGGTGTCGAGGTCTTCCTCTCGACCTCCATGGACTCCTGCGTCGACGGCCACGTCGTGCTGAAGAACGGCCTTGAGGTCGACTCCAACACCATCGTGTGGACGGCCGGCGTCAAGCCGAACCCGGCCCTGGCCCGCTTCGGTCTGCCGCTCGGCCCCCGCGGCCACGTGGACACCTCCGAGAAGCTCCAGGTGCAGGGCACCGACTACATCTGGGCCGCCGGCGACAACGCCCAGATCCCGGACGTCGTCGGCCGCAAGGCCGGCAACCCCAACGCCTGGTGCCCGCCCAACGCCCAGCACGCGCTGCGCCAGGCCAAGGTCCTCGGCGACAACGTCATCTCCGGGATGCGCGGCTTCCCGCAGGCCGAGTACAGCCACGCCAACAAGGGCGCGGTCGCGGGCCTGGGGCTGCACAAGGGTGTGGCGATGATCGTCATGGGCAAGATGAAGATCAAGCTCAAGGGCCGTCTCGCCTGGTACATGCACCGCGGCTACCACGGTCTGGCCATGCCGACCTGGAACCGTAAGATCCGGATCTTCGCCGACTGGACCCTGGCGATGTTCCTCAAGCGCGAGGTCGTCTCGCTCGGCGCCATGGAGACGCCGCGCGAGGAGTTCTACGAGGCTGCCAAGCCGGCCCCCGCGCCGGCCGCCGCCAAGCCGGTGGGCGAGAAGGCCAAGGCCTCCTGA
- a CDS encoding Ppx/GppA phosphatase family protein, protein MTRVAAVDCGTNSIRLLVADADPATGELVEYARLMEIVRLGQGVDRTGRLAPEALERTFAACRRYAEVIGEHGAEKVRFVATSASRDAENRDDFVRGVLDILGVEPEVISGDQEAAFSFDGATKELTGRDDLAKPYLVVDIGGGSTEFVVGDDRVRAARSVDIGCVRMTERHLMRDGAVEDPLSPESAAAIRADVAAALDLAAETVPLTSAATLVGLAGTVTTVAAIALGLEEYDSEAIHHSRVPLDRVREITARLLASTHAERAAIGAMHPGRVDVITSGALILQSVMERTGAREIVVSEHDILDGIAWSLA, encoded by the coding sequence ATGACGCGCGTGGCCGCCGTCGACTGCGGCACCAACTCGATCCGGCTGCTGGTCGCGGACGCCGATCCGGCGACCGGGGAGCTGGTCGAGTACGCCCGGCTGATGGAGATCGTCCGGCTGGGCCAGGGCGTCGACCGCACCGGCCGGCTCGCCCCGGAGGCGCTGGAGCGTACGTTCGCCGCCTGCCGGCGGTACGCCGAGGTGATCGGGGAGCACGGCGCCGAGAAGGTCCGCTTCGTCGCCACCTCCGCCTCGCGGGACGCGGAGAACCGGGACGACTTCGTACGCGGGGTGCTGGACATCCTGGGCGTCGAGCCCGAGGTGATCAGCGGCGACCAGGAGGCCGCGTTCTCCTTCGACGGGGCGACCAAGGAGCTGACGGGCCGCGACGACCTGGCCAAGCCGTACCTGGTCGTGGACATCGGCGGCGGCTCCACGGAGTTCGTGGTGGGCGACGACCGGGTACGGGCCGCCCGCTCCGTGGACATCGGCTGCGTCCGGATGACCGAACGCCACCTCATGCGCGACGGCGCCGTCGAGGACCCGCTCTCGCCCGAATCCGCCGCGGCGATCCGCGCGGACGTGGCCGCCGCCCTCGACCTGGCGGCGGAGACCGTCCCGCTCACCTCCGCGGCGACCCTGGTCGGTCTCGCCGGCACGGTCACCACGGTGGCGGCGATCGCGCTGGGCCTGGAGGAGTACGACTCCGAGGCGATCCACCACTCCCGTGTCCCCCTGGACCGGGTCCGCGAGATCACCGCCCGCCTCCTGGCGTCCACCCACGCGGAACGCGCGGCGATCGGCGCCATGCACCCGGGCCGGGTCGACGTCATCACCTCCGGAGCCCTGATCCTCCAGTCGGTGATGGAACGAACGGGCGCCCGGGAAATCGTCGTGAGCGAACACGACATTCTTGACGGAATCGCCTGGTCCCTGGCCTGA
- a CDS encoding DUF501 domain-containing protein produces the protein METPPPQTESTVPTEADIAAFQQQLGRPPRGLRAIAHRCPCGNPDVVETQPRLEDGTPFPTTYYLTCPRAASAIGTLEANGVMKEMTERLGTDPELAAAYRAAHEDYIARRDAIEVLEGFPSAGGMPDRVKCLHVLVGHSLAAGPGVNPLGDEAIAMLPEWWRKGPCVTPCADEGGEASA, from the coding sequence ATGGAAACGCCCCCTCCCCAGACCGAGTCCACCGTCCCCACCGAGGCGGACATCGCCGCGTTCCAGCAGCAGCTGGGGCGCCCGCCGCGCGGGCTGCGCGCCATCGCGCACCGCTGCCCCTGCGGCAACCCGGACGTGGTCGAGACGCAGCCCCGGCTGGAGGACGGTACGCCGTTCCCGACGACGTACTACCTGACCTGCCCGCGCGCCGCGTCCGCGATCGGCACGCTGGAGGCGAACGGGGTCATGAAGGAGATGACCGAGCGCCTGGGCACCGACCCGGAGCTGGCGGCGGCCTACCGGGCGGCGCACGAGGACTACATCGCGCGGCGGGACGCCATCGAGGTCCTGGAGGGCTTCCCGAGCGCCGGCGGCATGCCGGACCGGGTCAAGTGCCTCCATGTGCTCGTGGGGCACTCGCTGGCGGCCGGGCCCGGCGTGAACCCGCTGGGCGACGAGGCGATCGCGATGCTGCCGGAGTGGTGGCGCAAGGGGCCGTGCGTCACGCCGTGCGCGGACGAGGGCGGGGAGGCGTCGGCATGA
- a CDS encoding FtsB family cell division protein: MAAKDRDRFSTATRLRLLGEQTAARVYRSQNRRQARRSRLTGRAAFLALIVCSLVVALAYPMRQYVSQRDEIADQRRLSREAEERTEELRDEKARLQDDAYIRRLAREHLHYVLPGETGYTVVDPDAARARGGKPSGTDRPWHSNLWDGVDSADRG; this comes from the coding sequence ATGGCCGCGAAGGACCGGGACCGGTTCTCCACCGCTACCCGGCTGCGGCTGCTCGGCGAGCAGACCGCGGCCCGCGTCTACCGGTCGCAGAACCGGCGGCAGGCCCGCCGCTCCCGGCTCACCGGCCGCGCCGCCTTCCTGGCCCTGATCGTCTGCTCGCTGGTGGTCGCCCTGGCGTACCCGATGCGGCAGTACGTGTCGCAGCGCGACGAGATCGCCGACCAGCGGCGGCTGTCGCGGGAGGCCGAGGAGCGCACCGAGGAGCTGCGGGACGAGAAGGCCCGGCTCCAGGACGACGCGTACATCAGGCGGCTGGCCCGCGAGCACCTGCACTACGTTCTTCCCGGGGAGACCGGCTACACCGTGGTCGACCCCGACGCGGCCCGTGCGCGCGGCGGGAAGCCGTCCGGCACGGACCGGCCGTGGCACTCCAACCTGTGGGACGGCGTGGACAGCGCCGACCGCGGCTGA
- the eno gene encoding phosphopyruvate hydratase, whose protein sequence is MPSIDVVVAREILDSRGNPTVEVEVGLDDGSTGRAAVPSGASTGAFEAIELRDGDPNRYQGKGVEKAVLAVIEQIGPELVGYDATEQRLIDQAMFDLDATENKGSLGANAILGVSLAVAHAASEASDLPLFRYLGGPNAHLLPVPMMNILNGGSHADSNVDIQEFMIAPIGAESFSEALRWGAEVYHTLKKVLKTKGLSTGLGDEGGFAPNLESNRAALDLIIEAIKEAGYVPGKDIALALDVAASEFYKDGSYEFEGKSRSAAEMTEYYEELVSAYPLVSIEDPLYEDDWAGWKVITDKLGAKVQIVGDDLFVTNPERLARGIEEGSANALLVKVNQIGSLTETLDAVELAQRNGFKCMMSHRSGETEDVTIADLAVAVNCGQIKTGAPARSDRVAKYNQLLRIEEILDDAAVYAGRSAFPRFRPAN, encoded by the coding sequence GTGCCGTCCATCGACGTCGTCGTAGCCAGGGAAATCCTCGACTCACGGGGCAACCCCACGGTCGAGGTCGAGGTCGGCCTCGACGACGGCAGCACCGGGCGTGCTGCTGTTCCGTCCGGCGCCTCCACCGGCGCGTTCGAGGCCATTGAGCTTCGTGACGGCGACCCCAACCGCTACCAGGGCAAGGGCGTCGAGAAGGCCGTCCTCGCGGTGATCGAGCAGATCGGCCCGGAGCTCGTCGGCTACGACGCCACCGAGCAGCGCCTCATCGACCAGGCGATGTTCGACCTGGACGCCACGGAGAACAAGGGCTCGCTCGGCGCCAACGCCATCCTCGGCGTCTCCCTCGCCGTCGCCCACGCCGCCTCCGAGGCCAGCGACCTCCCGCTGTTCCGCTACCTCGGCGGCCCGAACGCGCACCTGCTGCCCGTTCCGATGATGAACATCCTCAACGGCGGCTCGCACGCCGACTCCAACGTGGACATCCAGGAGTTCATGATCGCGCCGATCGGCGCCGAGTCGTTCTCCGAGGCGCTGCGCTGGGGCGCCGAGGTCTACCACACGCTCAAGAAGGTCCTGAAGACCAAGGGCCTGTCCACCGGTCTCGGCGACGAGGGCGGCTTCGCGCCGAACCTGGAGTCCAACCGCGCCGCCCTCGACCTCATCATCGAGGCCATCAAGGAGGCCGGTTACGTTCCGGGCAAGGACATCGCGCTCGCGCTCGACGTCGCCGCGTCCGAGTTCTACAAGGACGGCTCCTACGAGTTCGAGGGCAAGTCCCGCTCGGCCGCCGAGATGACCGAGTACTACGAGGAGCTGGTCTCCGCGTACCCGCTGGTCTCCATCGAGGACCCGCTGTACGAGGACGACTGGGCGGGCTGGAAGGTCATCACCGACAAGCTCGGCGCCAAGGTGCAGATCGTCGGCGACGACCTCTTCGTCACCAACCCGGAGCGCCTGGCCCGCGGCATCGAGGAGGGCTCCGCCAACGCCCTGCTCGTCAAGGTCAACCAGATCGGTTCGCTGACCGAGACCCTGGACGCCGTGGAGCTGGCCCAGCGCAACGGCTTCAAGTGCATGATGTCGCACCGCTCCGGCGAGACCGAGGACGTCACCATCGCCGACCTCGCGGTCGCGGTGAACTGCGGCCAGATCAAGACCGGCGCCCCGGCCCGCTCGGACCGCGTCGCCAAGTACAACCAGCTGCTGCGCATCGAGGAGATCCTCGACGACGCCGCGGTGTACGCGGGCCGCTCGGCGTTCCCCCGGTTCCGCCCCGCGAACTGA
- a CDS encoding transglycosylase family protein, translated as MLLNRKSNKHRRPSKAVRLATLAGVAGAAVAVPLMGATNASAASVATWDAVAQCESGGNWSINTGNGYYGGLQFSQSSWAAAGGTQYAPRADLATKAQQIATAERLLDMQGPGAWACAGAGGLTNDGVDPGVDTGSGAAKQEAAPKQEAAPKQEAAPKQEAAPKKQAERTEAPATNRSDRSDAPNKAAKKTVTTPTGKKVAKGDGEYKVVTGDSLSKIAADHHVKGGWERLFELNKDIVQDADLIYPGQQLHLTK; from the coding sequence ATGCTGCTCAACCGCAAGAGCAACAAGCACCGCCGTCCGTCCAAGGCCGTCCGTCTCGCCACCCTGGCCGGTGTCGCCGGCGCCGCCGTGGCCGTGCCGCTGATGGGCGCCACCAACGCCTCCGCCGCCTCGGTCGCCACCTGGGACGCCGTCGCCCAGTGCGAGTCCGGTGGCAACTGGTCCATCAACACGGGCAACGGCTACTACGGCGGTCTGCAGTTCTCCCAGTCCAGCTGGGCCGCCGCCGGCGGTACGCAGTACGCCCCGCGCGCCGACCTGGCCACCAAGGCCCAGCAGATCGCCACCGCCGAGCGCCTCCTCGACATGCAGGGTCCGGGCGCCTGGGCCTGCGCCGGTGCCGGCGGCCTGACCAACGACGGCGTCGACCCCGGCGTGGACACCGGCTCCGGTGCCGCGAAGCAGGAGGCCGCGCCGAAGCAGGAAGCCGCCCCCAAGCAGGAGGCCGCGCCCAAGCAGGAGGCCGCCCCGAAGAAGCAGGCCGAGCGCACCGAGGCCCCGGCCACCAACCGCTCCGACCGCTCCGACGCGCCGAACAAGGCCGCGAAGAAGACGGTCACCACCCCCACCGGCAAGAAGGTCGCCAAGGGTGACGGCGAGTACAAGGTCGTCACCGGCGACTCGCTGAGCAAGATCGCCGCCGACCACCACGTCAAGGGCGGCTGGGAGCGACTGTTCGAGCTGAACAAGGACATCGTCCAGGACGCCGACCTGATCTACCCCGGTCAGCAGCTCCACCTGACGAAGTAG